In the Thalassoglobus sp. JC818 genome, one interval contains:
- a CDS encoding L-threonylcarbamoyladenylate synthase, whose protein sequence is METQRLSLEEAAKFLSEGKLVSFGTETVYGLGANALDSVAVAKIFEAKQRPTFDPLIVHLANAEDAEKYAAEVPERARKLMDAFWPGPLTLVVPKKPVIPDLVTSGLPRVALRVPDHAEARELISQADVPLAAPSANPFGGISPTTAQHVLDGLGGVIDGVVDFGPCRVGVESTVVGFDDAGHPIVLRPGGLTVEDLESVVGTVRSVQSMLQDDNLPQLAPGMLSRHYAPNKPLRIVESVSEFRDEARVGVISLEPLPDANEYAVLEVLSSSGNLVEAAATFFSALRRLEASEQCDRIVCAAFPDQGLGKALNDRLRRAATPLVDS, encoded by the coding sequence ATGGAGACGCAGCGTTTGAGTCTGGAAGAGGCGGCGAAGTTTCTGAGCGAAGGCAAACTCGTCTCTTTCGGAACGGAAACGGTCTATGGGCTCGGAGCGAATGCCCTCGATTCCGTCGCTGTTGCGAAGATTTTCGAAGCCAAACAGCGCCCGACATTTGATCCGCTGATCGTGCATCTGGCCAACGCAGAAGACGCAGAGAAGTACGCTGCGGAAGTCCCTGAACGCGCTCGGAAATTGATGGATGCGTTCTGGCCCGGCCCGCTCACGCTGGTTGTTCCCAAGAAGCCCGTCATCCCCGACTTAGTCACTTCGGGACTTCCGCGAGTGGCATTGCGAGTACCTGATCATGCAGAGGCGCGAGAACTGATTAGTCAGGCGGATGTTCCATTGGCTGCTCCAAGTGCAAACCCATTTGGAGGCATTAGCCCAACGACAGCACAGCATGTTCTCGATGGTTTGGGAGGAGTCATCGACGGGGTTGTCGACTTTGGCCCCTGCCGAGTGGGAGTCGAATCGACCGTCGTTGGATTTGATGACGCTGGACATCCGATCGTGCTGAGACCGGGCGGCTTGACCGTCGAAGATTTGGAATCAGTCGTGGGAACTGTGCGATCAGTACAGTCGATGCTGCAGGACGACAATCTTCCCCAACTCGCCCCGGGAATGCTCAGCCGGCATTACGCTCCCAACAAGCCGTTGAGAATTGTCGAAAGTGTTTCAGAGTTTCGGGATGAAGCACGGGTCGGTGTGATCAGTTTAGAGCCCCTGCCCGATGCAAATGAATATGCTGTGTTGGAAGTGTTGTCGAGTTCGGGGAATCTGGTCGAAGCTGCTGCTACGTTCTTCTCGGCACTTCGAAGACTGGAAGCTTCCGAGCAGTGCGATCGGATTGTTTGTGCTGCATTTCCCGATCAAGGATTGGGGAAAGCATTAAACGATCGGCTTCGTCGGGCGGCGACGCCTCTCGTCGACTCATGA
- the aroF gene encoding 3-deoxy-7-phosphoheptulonate synthase — protein MIIVLKPDYTDEQLQHICEKVEEMGFRYELSRGVQRTVLGVIGEEEELRNAPLQAIPGVENVLSVLKPYKLASREFHQEDSVFELGHGVKVGGKSMILIAGPCAIEGEDILFEIGRAVKDSGANVLRGGAFKPRTSPYSFQGLGEDGLKILRTVGDELQMPVVTEVMDPRQVELVVEYADILQLGARNMQNFNLLKEIGSTDKPVLLKRGMSATVQDLLMSAEYVLAHGNKRVILCERGIRSFDSSTRNLLDLSMVPNSKGCSHLPIVVDPSHATGRPDLIPSMALAAVAAGADGIHIEVHSCPEKAMSDGPQALLPGQFNELAEQIRSLASFFKKEVAPTPQVV, from the coding sequence GTGATCATTGTTCTCAAGCCCGACTATACCGACGAGCAGCTACAGCATATCTGCGAAAAAGTCGAAGAAATGGGCTTTCGGTACGAGTTGAGCCGAGGTGTTCAACGGACCGTGTTGGGTGTGATTGGTGAAGAGGAAGAACTGCGAAATGCTCCTCTGCAGGCAATCCCCGGTGTCGAAAATGTGTTGTCGGTGTTGAAGCCGTACAAGCTCGCAAGCCGCGAATTTCATCAGGAAGATTCGGTCTTTGAACTCGGTCACGGGGTCAAAGTCGGCGGGAAGTCGATGATTCTCATCGCTGGTCCCTGTGCAATTGAAGGTGAAGATATCCTGTTCGAGATCGGTCGAGCAGTAAAAGATTCCGGAGCCAACGTTCTGAGAGGCGGAGCATTCAAGCCACGTACCAGCCCATACAGCTTTCAGGGTCTGGGAGAAGACGGGTTGAAAATTCTGCGGACTGTGGGTGACGAGCTGCAAATGCCAGTCGTGACCGAGGTCATGGATCCGCGGCAGGTCGAGTTGGTTGTCGAGTATGCCGACATTCTGCAGCTCGGTGCCCGCAACATGCAGAACTTCAATCTTCTGAAAGAGATTGGCAGCACCGACAAACCTGTGCTGTTGAAACGTGGAATGAGTGCGACCGTTCAGGATCTACTCATGTCAGCCGAATACGTTCTGGCTCATGGCAACAAAAGAGTCATCCTCTGCGAACGCGGGATTCGAAGCTTTGATTCCTCGACACGAAATCTGCTCGATCTCTCGATGGTCCCCAATTCAAAGGGATGCTCGCATTTGCCGATCGTTGTCGACCCGAGCCACGCAACCGGTCGTCCGGACTTGATTCCAAGCATGGCACTGGCGGCCGTTGCAGCTGGGGCGGATGGAATTCATATCGAAGTTCACAGCTGTCCTGAGAAAGCAATGAGCGACGGTCCACAGGCACTCTTGCCGGGACAGTTCAATGAACTTGCAGAGCAGATTCGGTCTCTGGCATCGTTCTTCAAGAAAGAAGTTGCACCAACTCCGCAAGTTGTCTGA
- a CDS encoding HD domain-containing phosphohydrolase, giving the protein MISGHRSNERFLEIFLVMTVLGLGAILFSIEQSQVVVLNLFFLPVVLAGFFLGRYRAGVLSLLSVVVATLVITLDLYRFSFDYSPLTIGLSVLVWGAVLGLTAIMVGTLNEDRNARAFELHEAHVGVVEVLSRYLQSANPDLHSRSERVDRLAEQVAIRMRLSPREVDDVRVAALLMNLSNIEITSRVIKQAVGGLEDLGEASESTFHGTELVKSLGSALNGAFPLVLLQTSNWEKADSGNVPIGARILRITRRFVELTQQNLSSVTLTPEEAIEEIRQDCQSSHDVAVVNTLEEITTTVSLDSSLYEMVVFQPAEPSSAV; this is encoded by the coding sequence ATGATTTCCGGGCACCGTAGCAACGAGCGATTTCTTGAAATATTTCTGGTGATGACTGTGCTCGGGCTGGGAGCGATCCTGTTCTCAATTGAGCAGTCACAGGTCGTTGTCCTCAACTTATTCTTCCTGCCGGTAGTGCTGGCGGGATTCTTCTTGGGACGGTATCGAGCCGGAGTTCTTTCATTGTTGTCAGTCGTCGTTGCGACGCTGGTCATCACTCTCGATCTCTACCGATTCTCGTTTGACTATTCTCCGCTCACAATCGGCTTGAGCGTCCTCGTCTGGGGAGCTGTTCTCGGCCTGACTGCGATCATGGTTGGAACACTGAACGAAGATCGGAACGCACGAGCTTTCGAACTGCACGAAGCACACGTCGGTGTCGTCGAAGTCCTCTCTCGGTATTTACAGAGCGCCAATCCTGATCTTCACAGTCGTTCTGAACGAGTCGATCGGCTGGCTGAGCAGGTTGCGATTCGAATGCGATTGTCTCCTCGTGAAGTCGACGACGTTCGCGTCGCGGCACTCTTGATGAATCTCTCAAATATCGAAATCACTTCACGCGTCATCAAACAGGCAGTGGGTGGACTCGAGGATCTCGGAGAAGCGAGCGAAAGCACCTTCCATGGAACGGAACTCGTGAAGTCCCTTGGCTCAGCTCTCAACGGCGCCTTCCCGCTCGTGTTGCTGCAGACCAGCAATTGGGAAAAGGCAGATTCTGGCAACGTTCCGATCGGAGCCAGAATTCTGCGGATCACCAGAAGATTCGTCGAGTTGACTCAGCAGAATTTGAGTTCGGTCACGCTGACTCCAGAAGAAGCGATCGAAGAAATTCGACAGGATTGCCAGTCGAGTCACGATGTGGCCGTCGTTAACACGCTCGAAGAAATCACGACGACCGTCTCGCTCGATTCGAGCCTCTATGAGATGGTCGTGTTTCAACCAGCTGAGCCTTCCTCAGCTGTGTAG
- a CDS encoding sulfatase-like hydrolase/transferase has product MNRPNVLLITTDHWPATFLGSAGHRSIQTPTLDELARQGTRFTNAYSECPICIPARRTLLTGMTPRSHGDRTFQTTLEMPTAPTLAQSFREAGYQSYAVGKLHVHPQRNRIGFDDVLLAEEGRPHDGVIDDYDLYLGDEGFVGQQFEHGMSNNQYFTRTWHLPERCHVTNWTARSMSRMIRRRDPTRPGFWYLSFTHPHPPLVPLQHYWDIYQQVNPSMPEYGEWAPADWNFQSGEGTPGTIHRDSSVPWLLRTVHDKWRIRTAAEYNAAMRAVFALCTHIDHQIRFVLGTLREEGLLDDTIILFTADHGDMFGQHGLWGKRLFYEGSANVPMLLVSPVSRTDGACESVDSRLVGLQDVMPTLLEMCGIDVPDSCDGLSMRSSQERNVLYGECNEGVTATRMIRRDQFKLIYYAAGNVFQLFDLDADPNETVDLSRSASHADMLADLKKRLREQFYGNDSEWLDARGEWVGLSNDQPPPPTDRGLFLQRGTHWPPPFPG; this is encoded by the coding sequence GTGAATCGTCCCAATGTTCTTTTGATCACAACCGACCACTGGCCAGCCACGTTCCTGGGTTCTGCCGGACATCGATCGATTCAGACGCCGACTCTGGACGAGCTGGCCCGACAGGGAACACGATTCACGAATGCGTACAGCGAGTGTCCCATCTGCATTCCCGCTCGGCGGACACTTCTGACCGGGATGACTCCTCGGTCTCACGGGGATCGAACTTTTCAGACGACTTTGGAAATGCCGACGGCACCAACGCTCGCGCAGTCGTTTCGTGAGGCTGGGTATCAGTCATACGCCGTTGGCAAGCTCCATGTTCATCCTCAGCGGAATCGGATTGGCTTCGATGATGTCTTGCTGGCGGAGGAAGGCCGGCCACATGACGGAGTGATCGATGATTACGATCTCTATCTCGGCGATGAAGGATTCGTCGGCCAGCAGTTCGAACACGGGATGAGTAACAATCAGTACTTCACGAGAACGTGGCATCTTCCTGAACGTTGCCACGTCACGAATTGGACAGCCCGTTCGATGTCACGGATGATTCGCCGGCGAGATCCGACCCGGCCCGGATTCTGGTATCTCTCGTTCACTCATCCCCATCCGCCACTCGTTCCGCTTCAACACTATTGGGACATTTACCAACAGGTGAATCCGTCGATGCCTGAGTATGGGGAGTGGGCTCCAGCTGATTGGAATTTCCAAAGCGGCGAAGGCACTCCTGGTACAATTCATCGAGACTCATCGGTTCCGTGGCTATTAAGAACTGTCCACGACAAGTGGCGGATCAGGACAGCAGCGGAGTACAACGCAGCCATGCGGGCTGTCTTCGCGCTCTGTACGCACATTGACCATCAGATTCGGTTTGTCCTGGGGACGCTACGGGAAGAAGGCCTGCTCGACGACACGATTATCCTCTTCACTGCCGATCACGGAGACATGTTTGGTCAGCACGGTCTTTGGGGAAAGCGATTGTTCTACGAGGGCTCCGCGAATGTTCCCATGCTTCTTGTTTCACCGGTTTCGCGAACCGATGGCGCCTGCGAGAGCGTGGACTCGCGGCTTGTCGGGCTTCAAGATGTGATGCCGACGCTGCTGGAGATGTGTGGTATTGACGTTCCCGATTCGTGTGATGGACTTTCGATGAGGTCATCACAAGAACGCAATGTTCTCTACGGGGAGTGCAACGAGGGAGTAACAGCTACGCGAATGATTCGTCGCGATCAGTTCAAGCTCATCTATTACGCTGCCGGAAACGTCTTCCAACTCTTTGACCTCGACGCTGATCCCAACGAGACCGTCGACTTGTCACGATCCGCAAGTCACGCTGATATGCTCGCCGATTTGAAGAAGCGGCTTCGAGAGCAATTCTACGGCAACGATTCGGAGTGGCTGGACGCAAGAGGTGAGTGGGTTGGTCTCTCCAATGATCAGCCTCCTCCTCCGACGGACCGAGGATTGTTCCTGCAGCGAGGGACACACTGGCCACCCCCATTTCCTGGCTGA
- a CDS encoding HD domain-containing phosphohydrolase, whose product MLSVKRLVITLTAAQALGLMFGVVVLHNLENAALDSLLRYGTEQSLSPLLKISTLIWMVGVFFGINWLVVNRILIPVDDQLQQKNEETLLAMNELVRTRDAIIFGLAKLAESRDPDTGQHLERISLYSVRLATALRKNPKFQSTVNGEFIRMIGISSVLHDIGKVGVPDSLLFKQGPLTTEERVQIQIHAKIGSECIHQIERRLGNSDFLAMARDIALNHHEWWNGRGYPNRIQKTDIPLAARIVAVADVYDALASRRIYKRAYSHEECVRMICNNSGKQFDPEVVQAFLTITTQFQDIADRFADRSRPDQLSSAEAEFLSQVVESATQASQSITDDENLKTNGEQTTSTIRASK is encoded by the coding sequence ATGTTGTCTGTCAAACGACTCGTCATCACCTTAACCGCTGCTCAGGCATTGGGTTTGATGTTCGGAGTCGTCGTGCTCCACAATCTGGAAAACGCCGCTCTCGACTCCCTCTTGCGCTACGGGACCGAACAATCACTGTCTCCTTTGCTCAAGATCTCCACCCTCATTTGGATGGTGGGAGTCTTCTTCGGAATCAACTGGCTGGTGGTCAACCGTATTCTGATTCCTGTTGATGACCAGCTTCAACAGAAGAACGAAGAAACGCTTCTCGCGATGAACGAACTGGTTCGCACGCGCGATGCCATTATTTTCGGGCTGGCCAAACTCGCCGAGTCTCGCGATCCCGACACGGGACAACACCTTGAACGAATCAGCCTGTACTCCGTTCGGCTCGCAACGGCGCTTCGAAAGAACCCCAAATTCCAGTCGACGGTGAACGGCGAATTCATCCGCATGATCGGGATCAGTTCAGTCCTGCATGACATCGGAAAGGTTGGTGTTCCCGATTCTCTACTGTTCAAACAGGGACCGCTGACGACTGAGGAACGCGTGCAGATTCAGATTCACGCCAAGATTGGCAGCGAGTGTATTCACCAGATCGAACGGCGGCTTGGCAACTCCGACTTCCTCGCGATGGCGAGGGACATCGCCCTCAATCACCATGAGTGGTGGAATGGTCGAGGCTACCCGAACCGAATTCAGAAAACAGACATCCCGTTGGCAGCGAGGATTGTGGCAGTTGCGGATGTTTACGATGCGCTCGCATCGCGACGAATCTACAAACGTGCTTATTCACACGAAGAGTGCGTTCGCATGATCTGCAACAACTCAGGGAAACAATTCGACCCCGAAGTGGTTCAAGCGTTCTTGACGATCACAACTCAGTTCCAGGACATCGCCGACCGGTTTGCCGATCGCAGCCGTCCGGATCAACTCTCTTCGGCTGAGGCAGAGTTTCTTTCTCAGGTCGTTGAATCGGCAACGCAAGCATCTCAATCGATTACCGACGATGAAAATTTGAAGACAAATGGCGAACAAACTACTTCGACAATAAGGGCGAGCAAATGA